The DNA region aaatgtaaaatttaaacatgaaaaaaaaaattcttcgaACAAAACCCTTCTTCAACACTTCGATCTTTGAACAAAATTTCCCTTATCAAATTCCAGTTCGAATACCAGCTGAGATGGAGGGAGATAAATACCAGCTACTTTATCCATTTCAATTCCCAGAGATTATCCATTCACCTCGATCTTTGAACAAAATTTCCCATCTTTAAATCGCCACCCTTATCAAATTCCAGTTCGAATTCCCGGAAATTTTGCCAAAAATCCATCATGATGGGCCACCAAAACCACCAGGATCACCAATCCAAGGTCTTCTACGAGCTCTCCGCTCTAGTCTTGAACATCATTCGCTCGCCGCCCACCGCCGACCACCACTCTCCGCGGCAGAGGTGGGACGCCATCTCCTTCCAGAGCATGACGCCGGCGGGATTCGCCTCCCTGCTCCTCGGGATCTCGCTCTCGCTCATGCTCTGTGGATCGGTCAGGTTTTACTTAGGTTTTATGTTGATGCCTTGGGTTCTTGGATTGGTTGTGTTCTTGTATTTTGTGGGGATTGTTTCCAGCATTTCGATGATTGGGAGAGCCATTCGCTGTCATAATCCCGCGCCTCCTTCGCCCACCAAGGAGATTCCTTGTGAGTATTGCTGCCAATTTTGCTCCGATTTTGGTTCAAGATTCAATTAGGTTACTTGATGTTCTTCCGATTTTGGGGAtttaaaaaatcgaattttaaaaaaagttaatccggtcaaaattgattttaatcGTGTTGACTGTGACATTCCGTCAATTTTAACCAATTCCGTCAATTTAGGACTAAAAATagcccgatttcaaatgtgagggaccgaaaaatccaaaagataatgttttggaccaaaataaaaaaaacgtcaaatgttagggaccattttgggactttagtcaaTTTTAAACCATCCATTGTAGAGGGACGTTGCATAGCAAATTTTATAAACATATCGAATTTGTCGATAAAATCACAATTGTATTCTCCTGTGGGAAATTTTCTCTCGTACATCCACTCTCTTCCCGGAGTTCTATACATTTTACTACCTTAACTTACGAAAACAATATAAATCAAAACGAATGTAGAGAGAACAactaacaaataaaaattgtttGGTGTGATTTAcctgttaggatcgtcgactacaacattagtttgatattgtccgctttgggtcaagcccgcacggatttgtttttgggtcactcccaaaagggatatatacaccttccaacttccctcactcatccgatgtgggataggtttgtaacccaacaaacctcccctcaaaccgagaccacatcgggaacacAGTTCACacaaacatgggtcgttccaaccctggcccctaggtcatcctgggcccgactctaacccgagtccttcaggcaAAACGAATGTAGAGAGAACAActaacaaattaaaattgtttggTGTGATTTAcctgttaggatcgtcgactgcaacattagtttgatattgtccgctttgggtcaagcccgcacggatttgtttttgggtcactcccaaaagggatatatacaccttccaacttccctcactcatccgatgtgggataggtttgtaacccaacaaacctcccctcaaaccgagaccacatcgggaacacAGTTCACacaaacatgggtcgttccaaccctggcccctaggtcatcctgggcccgactctaacccgagtccttcagggcccgaccctaaccggggctcatccaggcacaacccatagccacctgagCTCTggtaccacttgttaggatcgtcgactgcaacattagtttgatattgtccgctttgggtcaagcccgcacggatttgtttttgggttactcccaaaaggcctcaaactaattggagttggacaggaattatatacaccttccaacttccctcactcatccgatgtgggataggtttgtaacccaacattACATTGCTTCGACGTGTTGTTGTTGCACAATTATATAAGATCAATCAGTGTTTAAGCAAAATTAATTTGCCAATTGCTAATTAATGACTTTTGTAAAAATCCATAGAGATCATGTAGTGGTAGAAGAATCAATGGATACCAAAAGGTTCTAACTAAATTGTTTTATTGCCAACAAAATAGTACTCGTATCGATGAAAGAATCTGACATTTGTTGCAATGCTCAAAAagtgaacaaaataaataaaattgaagaacACTCATATAGTGAAGCAGGTTATACAATCTATATGAGTAATAATGATGGATGTGCATTTTTGAGATGTTGTATAGTGGTCCAATCAataatttaattccgtaaaagCATAAGAATCCAAATATTATCATCAATAAAGTATGTACATCGTCATTGACTAATATCatccaaaaaaacaaaaaaggcaAACCTATAGTATTATTTGGTACAATTGGATATTAATGtcatgaaatttaattaaattctagaTTTCTCTTGAAAATAGAATTAAGAGGGAAAATCAGCTGGAGAGAAATTCTTAAATGACATGTATTAGTTCATGAGATGAAAGTGCATcgtgtgaaaaaaaaaacaaaattaagtcCAAAGTCTAAATAAAGAATTTCGGAAGTTGTGAATTATAGTATACCATTTATTTAAGCACATAAAAAATATCGAAATAAGGCCCAACGGCTAAAAAGACTAATCTTCTgtatatatttcttttttaataagaTAAGTCTCATTTcctataaataatatttttaatctttTTCTCACTTTTTTTATTGGACATGCCACTAATTTTTAAGTATAGACCTAAATTTAtgaaaaaagggaaaagaaattaattttgaataataaaatatgtggTGAGAGAGAACCACAAATTTAAAGGTGTGCAGACAAACGCTTGCGCTCAGTATTGTGAAAGCAGCTGTTATTTTCTGTCTTCTCCGATCTCGTGATCACAATTTGCGCTATTCCCGCTGCGGAGACGACGCTGGTTTCAGCTATGTAGAGGTTAAATCCGAAAATTTAGGGAAGATGATAAGGTTTTTGTCTTCACATTTATATGGATCTGAATCTTCTTTCGTCCGATTAATTCGTTCTCAGCGAAATTTTCCCATTCGATTTCATTGTTAGTTTATTCTTCAGGTTTGTGTGAATGCTTCAACTTATTCTCTGGATCTCCGGAAAATTGAATCTCCCCTCCTactttttctgttttctttttgcACTGTGTTTTAGTTCatgatttttgttattttataattatagtttGGGTTTAAACAAATTTTTACTCGGTCGTTCGTGAATCTGTATAAATTTTATATCCTGCAGCTAAATGAATGCAAACTAGCAAATATGAttcgttttttttcttttctttttttaatttcagttCGAATTTCGCATTTTAATCTCAAGGTTCGCTGATTCATAAGGTGCAAAAAATATGATTTCTTGTGTTTGTGTATCTCTCTTTGGAACTTCTTCAATTCAGTTGATGTAGCAATTTATGTGTTTATGGGATTTGAGCTTGAAATAATTGTCTAGGATCCGTAAGCAAGCCTGATAAAATGAATTGAGCTAAGCATGGAGATGAATTTGGGATTCTTGATTTCTGATTGCCTCTGATTTACCATGTTTACTTGAAGATAGCGTCTGTCGATATCACTCGAGATGTCATTCAAGAGCATTGTACGGGAGCTGAGAGATGGGATTGGCAGCATGTCAAGGAGAGGTG from Salvia splendens isolate huo1 chromosome 9, SspV2, whole genome shotgun sequence includes:
- the LOC121748169 gene encoding uncharacterized protein LOC121748169, with product MGHQNHQDHQSKVFYELSALVLNIIRSPPTADHHSPRQRWDAISFQSMTPAGFASLLLGISLSLMLCGSVRFYLGFMLMPWVLGLVVFLYFVGIVSSISMIGRAIRCHNPAPPSPTKEIPCEYCCQFCSDFGSRFN